Within Channa argus isolate prfri chromosome 4, Channa argus male v1.0, whole genome shotgun sequence, the genomic segment cactCAAACTGACCTACTCAAATTTTGTAGTCACacacttttaaacttttaagtaattaaaaatatatactgtaaaaggCCGAAATAATATTTGGTTATTAGAATTTAATAGCTTGGTTTAGGGAAAATTCTTTTCTAGCCAAAAGTTTAAATGAAAGTATCTTATTTGTATGACACTAGAACCAGCAGCTGATTAGATTAGCATAAAGATTGGGCAAAAGAGGAAGCGGTGAGCCTCGCTCTACCTTATATCTGTTTAATCCAAAGAAAAACCAAagggtaataataatatgcTGTGGTTTTACCAGGACTAGGACTTGGCCGGGGAACAGTGTTGACTGGCAGTGTTGACAGGATTTGGTTTGGATTCAGTGAAGTTCAGTAGGTTAAGTAGCAAACTTTAAAGGTGCTGGTTGTAGCATCATATTTACTTGACAGACATTAAAGTGGTTGGTCGATCTTCTCATCTATCCATATTGACCAAATTGTTGAACAATTCATTTAACCCCTTAAAATTCAGCAGTCTTTGTATTCATACACTTTAAAGTGTGTGATTAACTCTGTTAGACAGCATAAAAAAGCTTATTTGTACATGCTCATACTGTTTATTGCAttgctttttccttttgatgTCTGCACCAGCTGTTCAGAAAACGGAATAGCAGGGAGACCATGTTCATTGTCCTGTATTTTGTCACTGCTTCCTAtccctgtttgtgttgttgttaatAAGTTGGACGAtgtcctcctccacctcctcttcgcACAGTGACAAGCACAACAAAGCCCCAGATGTTTCATTCTGCTTACCCTGCTGTTCCTCTGGCATCTGtgcataaatatttgtttgcttCAATGGTCGTATTGTACtgacaagggggggggggagcaagCCCCCATCAGTGCATGTGCTATTGTTTCCGCTCTTTTGAGACTTGGGGCAGTGTGGTGTCCCACCTCTCAGCTTGGCTCCACCCATTCTGCTTTTAACACGCTGCCCTCTCTCACCATGTATCATCCTGTCCtacttctctcctcctctgtcatcAGCCGCTCTTTGTAATGTCATTgtgcttttttctctctgtgtactttatctctctcacactctcgtTGCTTATGTTCTACTTTGCCTTCCAGCTACCTCCTCgtgtttcttttctgtgtgttagCTTATCGCCTGACCACCCTTCTCTGCTGTCCAGTACTTAGtgcttgtttctctctttctgaaaTATCTTCCTCATGAGGACTCTGCACCGGCTGAAGTTAATGAGCTCCCCCAGTCTCAGCGAGCTGGGCAAGAGTGAGAAAAGTTCtccagaggacagaggggagaAACAGAAGAGGGCAGGCGCCAATGCCACCTGGAACAGGTATACTAAGTAACATCAATgtggaaaacaaatattgtgtttgtaacAGTAATGTAAACCAGTTTACGCATGTTTGGTGTTGCAGCATCCACAATGCTGTCATAGCGGTCTTCCAGAAGAAGGGTTTGGCAGAAAACGAACTCTACGTCCTCAATGAAGGTGTTCGGTGAGTTTCGGCCTCATTATTTGCCATAATTATTATAGTTAGTGTCTTTCCTGTGTTTGCTGACTGATGTCTTGTGAATAAGATGGTTTGTGTCtgtagtgtactgtatgtgggtcTGGAGAGTCATGTGGTCGTGCCAGATATCTTATTATCTTTCTAAACCAGACCCGTCACGTCTATCACATCAGCCCATGTTATAGCTaagcaaacacatttccacAACTACACAGGAAACTCTGGATTAAAATGCATGACAACAGAGTGTTTAGTAGATTGGTTTTCATCCGGTGGTTCTATTATGTGGAATTGCATAGTGCTGTGTAATTAAACGTAACTGAGTAGTAAATTGCAggttagaaacacacacacatacacacaaacatttagttACTGATAAAGGTTGAACACTGTTctttcttattatttatttatttatttattttattttcaagataattatggctttttaaaatgatgcacaCTTCACATTTTTTCCCCTAGACATTTGTTAAAGACTGAGTTGGGGTCCTTCTTCACAGAATACCTTCAGGTAACACACACGGATTTGCTGCAGAAAACTTTATTCAAGTACTCAAAACCAACTGATATGTTATTGCAAGACTTTACAGTAGATGGTGCTCAGCCATGCAGTGACAGTACCTCAGGTGTCcaaaattattgttttcttttcacagaaCCAGTTGCTGACAAAAGGCATGGTCATCCTGCGGGACAAAATAAGGCTCTACGAAGGTACAGTCGGTACAACATACTGCAAATATGCCATGGGTGCATGTGCCACTTAATTACTCTTTAATCAACAgtctttttggtttgtgtgaCCGATCCAGGTCAGAAGTTACTGGACTCTCTGGCAGAGACATGGGACTTCTTCTTCTGCGATGTCCTGTCAATGCTGCAGGCAATCTTTCATCCAGTTCAGGTGCGCATCCATCTTAACATTGGTTTTAAATTGCTTAAAGGCCCTTTTTCAAACaatttctgtgcattttctgtgtgtgcagggtAAGGAGCCCTCTGTCCGGCAGCTAGCTTTGCTGCACTTCAGGAACACAATAGTCTTGAGTGTAAAGCTAGAGGATGCCCTGTCTCGCCCACGGGCCCGCGTGCCCCCCTCAGTCACACAGATGCTGCTTGTTCTACAGGTAGGCCTGCAGGGACCAATTCTGGCTTCTTTTCTTACTCACTGATTTCTGTTATTATGGAAAATCAGTAACATATTTTTGAGCTTTGCTCTTGGTAATTTGTGACTCCTTTCAAGTACTGAAGACTAAATCACTATCACAGCATTGCACCTTCACTCCAGCCTTAATGCTTTATCTTGTATTGAGACATGAACATATATTGGACTGAATAGcataaaaaaacctaaaaaggcaaaacatttttgttgcaaGTCAAAAgtttatcaaaacatttttttggcaCCACATTCTCAGATGTAGGAAGCTGCAACCATAAAATATTTGCAACTTTAActtattttgattattaaacTTGTTATtaactatttttatttcctggaCTTGAGCACTAAAGACTAAATTCACTCataaatgtctgtgtatgtttttaggGGGTCCATGAGCCATGTGGTGTGAATGAGGACTACCTGAGGCTGGAGTCTCTGGTTCAGAAGGTGGTCTCACCGTACTTAGGCACCCATGGGCTTTACTCTGGAGATGGCGCTGAGGGCCATTGCTGTGTTCTGGGTGCGACTGTGTGTACATAATCCCAAAAGCCGGGTAGTTATAGTGTTTAAGGAATTTCCAAATGAAATCTCACCTCTTGTCTTTCAGAAAAGCGTTTACAGTGGGGTTGGCCCAAGTCTGCAGATCAACCCTCTAAAAACCCTGTGGTACGATCCAAAAGCTACAATATCCCTCTCCTGCTGACCCCGGTGGCTGAGTATGACCCAGATGCCAGCTCTGTAGGCAGTGGAGGAATTCGGCGCCACTCAGCCTGTGAGATTATATCATGCCTGGAGGAACAAGGACTGACCTACACTGAACTGGCCCCTGGATCTGAACTGTCTGGCCCCTCCTCCAACAGGCTGTGTGTGGTCTCTCAGTTCAATGGTAATATACAGAAAAATCTGTCTGTATCTATTATTTTGTATCAATATGTTAgttgttattatttaaaaagtcataaTTTAATAATGCAGCACCCTGTCATTCACAGGTATTGGACAGGGAGGAGCCAGTGCCATTGATTCCATCATTCCTCTTCATTCCTCAGGAGCCCTTCATGGCACTGAGGCCACAACAACAATGAGTGATCTCAGTAAGGGTGCCTCATCCACACCTCCCAGTGAATCATCCAGCCCTGAAACCATAATTGGACAAGTGCTAGAGTCTGCAGACTCAGACTCCGAGGGGATATTTATTGATTTCCCACGCCACTCCTCAGAGGCTACGGGGTACAGCCGCGAGAGCAGGCAGAGCACTGTGTAGCTGTGGTTGCCTTAGGAATGCACACCCCCAATGTGTACGGTAATATTTTGGGACAAAAATTGGAGAAATGTTAAACTACATTTCATAAAATGGGTAccatcttccttttttctgtagTACAATGAGTTTTCATGACAACAACATTTTGAATGCTTACAGAGGTGAGTGAAAACCTTGTAACTCTAAAATATCTGATAGTAGTTCCTAGCAAGTGCATAATTTCCACGTGAGTAACATTTGGTAAAAACAGCAGTTGACTGGCAGTTGTAGGAActtattgaaaaaataattatacatttgtgacccattttttaaaatgtgcattttccaTAGAAAACAATTGCCTTAAAATCTATAGGCAGGATAAGTATTGAGACACGGACTAATgcactatttgtttttttattagaagtgttgatttgaaaaaatatagaatatcaCTAGCTTCATCCACTAACCCACAGAGGCTCACATAAATCCTTTAACTGAAGTTCAAATCACTAAAACCAAAGTTGCAGTTATGAGGTTTTCACTCCAAAGCAGGTCCAGGAGACGGCTGTTACATGCACCATTTACatggaaaatgtcaaagaatTTACACATTCATTGTTTCCTggtgttgtatgtgtgtgttttaaacctCACAtcaattttattgtttctgtttgtgctctGTTGATGCTGGTTGGCAGTTACACTTCAGTGAGGTCCTTAACTTTCTCTTTTGCAgcaatttataaaaatgtgggcttttaattttttctaaAGGTCTAATGCAAATACTCTTCTTAAATTAAACATCTGTGTGacagcatttctttttctgcattagCTTGGAACCTCCTGCTTGCCGATTGCTGATTGACTTGCcgatgttttttgtttacatttgacaaagacaaaacattattattttgactGAATGTTGTCTCACACACTGTATTTTGCACCACCACTACTCTGTAAATAAACGTGTATTGTTGGTTTTTAGGACAGCTAGATGGTGTAAAGTGAGCTTTTACCTTGAAATGAATTGAGATTTAATAAGggctttttaaatgaatctttttcaaatgttttacctCAAGTGTtttgtactttacttttttgaCAATCTATGATGTCTATGGGGTTGTACTTTGTATTAATTTGTTATACTagtccagtaaaaaaaataataaatttgagtaatatttaaatatatagttATCTCCTTCTGTTTTACACTAGTGAtttattaaagtacattttatcatttgtgtAAAAGGACCAGACTAAAGACATTAAAGAATTTGGaaatatatgtttaaaatatccTAATAGTAGTAGagaatagaaatattttattaagatAACCCAAAATAACCACATATTTAAACTCCCTtagttgtctttttctttctttcttttttttttttgggtttagcaatttcat encodes:
- the prr5a gene encoding proline-rich protein 5a isoform X2, translated to MLDGLRRRHASRQSPRPLSLNFSTFSPPPPSPDLDSSSEHPIRRTLHRLKLMSSPSLSELGKSEKSSPEDRGEKQKRAGANATWNSIHNAVIAVFQKKGLAENELYVLNEGVRHLLKTELGSFFTEYLQNQLLTKGMVILRDKIRLYEGQKLLDSLAETWDFFFCDVLSMLQAIFHPVQGKEPSVRQLALLHFRNTIVLSVKLEDALSRPRARVPPSVTQMLLVLQGVHEPCGVNEDYLRLESLVQKVVSPYLGTHGLYSGDGAEGHCCVLEKRLQWGWPKSADQPSKNPVVRSKSYNIPLLLTPVAEYDPDASSVGSGGIRRHSACEIISCLEEQGLTYTELAPGSELSGPSSNRLCVVSQFNGIGQGGASAIDSIIPLHSSGALHGTEATTTMSDLSKGASSTPPSESSSPETIIGQVLESADSDSEGIFIDFPRHSSEATGYSRESRQSTV
- the prr5a gene encoding proline-rich protein 5a isoform X1 codes for the protein MCDLLSSCACVTMLDGLRRRHASRQSPRPLSLNFSTFSPPPPSPDLDSSSEHPIRRTLHRLKLMSSPSLSELGKSEKSSPEDRGEKQKRAGANATWNSIHNAVIAVFQKKGLAENELYVLNEGVRHLLKTELGSFFTEYLQNQLLTKGMVILRDKIRLYEGQKLLDSLAETWDFFFCDVLSMLQAIFHPVQGKEPSVRQLALLHFRNTIVLSVKLEDALSRPRARVPPSVTQMLLVLQGVHEPCGVNEDYLRLESLVQKVVSPYLGTHGLYSGDGAEGHCCVLEKRLQWGWPKSADQPSKNPVVRSKSYNIPLLLTPVAEYDPDASSVGSGGIRRHSACEIISCLEEQGLTYTELAPGSELSGPSSNRLCVVSQFNGIGQGGASAIDSIIPLHSSGALHGTEATTTMSDLSKGASSTPPSESSSPETIIGQVLESADSDSEGIFIDFPRHSSEATGYSRESRQSTV